A window from Streptomyces sp. NBC_00271 encodes these proteins:
- a CDS encoding tetratricopeptide repeat protein — translation MLNSARDVQAPTGLTNLPPLPLCFGRTSELGWLRGTLEQPAAGTAVVQGLGGVGKSTLALAYAHRHRRDYTVMWWIAAASPDHIEQSLADLALRLIPVWAGSASTEDRAAWAMLWLQWHPGWLLIFDNVEDPADLQPYVSTSNGHVIATSRRSASWPTSVATLALDVLDLAAASELLCSQVLGATSPTHRQIQETRALSVDLGQLPIALMQAGAYLAQNPTISIERYRRKLIGALDKAPEGVDPERTVARIWRQTISTLTERNPLAVRVLSTLAWLAPDDIPVGLLTPITDDSDDLHEALGVLAVYCMVSLTQDSVSIHRLVQTTLRNQSPVGDSAPTGRLEAERLLSATVAPMGEPPDSGRSPAWDRLLPHLVALAATTPDGHADTFPAGRYASAASYLQGLGHDARAVPLLTAALARCEALVGAEHELTMKVRANLANAYHGASDFERSIAILEPLVAQCAQVLGDSHPGTLTVAFNLANSYCDYGDPARAITLHEETLSRRRHTLGNDHPATLVSCEELARAYHASGDLDRAVSLHEATLTQYQRLLGPTHPATLTSQHGLAAVYLASGDLSRAIPMYTAVFAQRQQALGDSDPETITSRNNLAYAYLTAGRPGLAAQHLETALARCEEVYGEAHPETIAVRANLGCAYRDAGDSTRSLPLLETAAAQSAHLLGNAHPQTLTTRNGLARAYQAAGHDGRAIAQYDTILKHRATLLGETHPHTIATRSGLANAHLATGDPDRAVPLFETVVAQCEQVFGESHPDTLANYIGLADALRQTNNPARAVPLSESTLERCVRSLGEDHPHTMVCRSNLALAHLTVGDAPRAVQLLEAAVCNASLSFGDTHPHTVTSRINLAAAHMESDNAAQAVAVLEDVRAQLEAELGRVHPQTLHCTAMLARALGGSGGLPRATELLEHSIALAEKELGVTHPNTVKQRQYLAEIYRANDQPDLAVPLYETNLTHWQQTLGDHPNVLNAQLTLADTHQEAGAHQKAIAVYRVALGRIEPTLGPENPLVAQIRAKIDASENAISRPDR, via the coding sequence TTGCTCAACTCGGCGCGCGATGTCCAGGCACCTACCGGGCTCACCAACCTGCCGCCGCTCCCCCTGTGTTTCGGCCGCACGAGCGAGCTGGGCTGGCTGCGCGGCACGCTTGAGCAGCCGGCCGCCGGGACTGCCGTCGTCCAAGGCCTCGGTGGCGTCGGCAAGAGCACCCTCGCGCTTGCGTATGCCCACAGACACCGACGCGACTACACCGTGATGTGGTGGATTGCCGCCGCATCACCCGACCACATCGAGCAATCGCTGGCCGACCTCGCTCTGCGGCTGATCCCCGTGTGGGCCGGCAGCGCGTCTACCGAAGATCGGGCCGCCTGGGCGATGTTGTGGCTGCAGTGGCATCCGGGGTGGCTGCTGATCTTCGACAACGTTGAGGATCCGGCCGATCTGCAGCCCTACGTCAGCACGTCTAACGGGCACGTCATCGCTACCAGCCGACGATCAGCTAGCTGGCCGACCTCCGTCGCAACGCTGGCCCTCGACGTACTAGACCTGGCTGCAGCGAGTGAACTCCTCTGTAGCCAGGTGCTCGGTGCGACTTCGCCGACCCACCGTCAGATACAGGAGACCCGGGCCCTCTCAGTAGACCTGGGGCAGCTTCCCATCGCCCTGATGCAGGCCGGCGCCTACCTCGCGCAGAACCCGACGATCAGCATCGAACGCTACCGCCGAAAGCTGATAGGAGCGTTGGACAAGGCTCCCGAGGGTGTAGACCCAGAGCGCACCGTCGCCCGGATCTGGCGCCAGACGATTAGCACCCTCACGGAGCGCAACCCCCTGGCAGTCCGCGTCCTGTCCACACTGGCGTGGCTGGCCCCCGACGACATCCCAGTTGGACTGCTGACCCCTATCACCGACGACAGCGACGACCTTCACGAAGCCCTTGGGGTGCTTGCTGTCTACTGCATGGTCTCCCTCACTCAGGACTCGGTGAGCATCCACCGCCTCGTCCAGACCACACTCCGGAACCAGTCGCCCGTCGGTGACAGCGCGCCAACCGGCAGGCTAGAGGCCGAAAGGCTGCTGAGCGCCACGGTCGCCCCCATGGGAGAACCGCCCGACTCTGGCCGGTCCCCCGCCTGGGATCGGCTCCTCCCGCACCTCGTCGCGCTCGCGGCCACCACTCCTGACGGACACGCTGACACCTTTCCCGCCGGACGGTACGCGAGCGCTGCAAGCTACCTCCAGGGCCTCGGTCATGACGCCCGCGCCGTTCCGCTGCTCACGGCGGCCCTCGCCCGCTGCGAAGCGCTCGTCGGCGCCGAGCACGAACTCACCATGAAGGTCCGCGCGAACCTGGCCAACGCCTACCACGGAGCCAGCGACTTCGAACGATCCATCGCCATCCTCGAACCTTTGGTCGCCCAGTGCGCCCAGGTACTCGGCGACTCGCACCCGGGGACGCTGACTGTCGCCTTCAACCTTGCCAACTCGTACTGTGACTACGGCGATCCGGCCCGTGCCATCACACTTCACGAGGAGACGTTGTCCCGGCGTAGGCACACACTCGGCAACGATCACCCCGCCACTCTCGTCAGCTGCGAGGAACTGGCCCGCGCCTACCATGCATCCGGCGACTTGGATCGTGCTGTCTCTCTGCATGAGGCCACACTGACGCAGTACCAGCGGCTCCTAGGACCAACCCACCCTGCCACGCTGACCAGCCAGCACGGTCTAGCAGCGGTCTACCTCGCTTCCGGCGACCTGTCCCGCGCCATTCCGATGTACACCGCCGTCTTCGCACAACGGCAGCAGGCGCTCGGCGACAGCGATCCCGAAACCATCACCAGCCGGAACAACCTTGCCTACGCCTATCTGACCGCCGGACGCCCTGGCCTGGCAGCGCAGCACCTCGAGACGGCCCTGGCCCGATGCGAGGAGGTGTACGGCGAGGCGCACCCAGAGACCATTGCCGTCCGTGCGAACCTCGGCTGCGCCTACCGAGACGCTGGAGACTCCACCCGTTCGCTTCCATTGCTGGAGACCGCGGCCGCGCAGAGCGCCCACCTCCTCGGCAACGCTCATCCCCAGACCTTGACCACCAGGAACGGGCTGGCGCGGGCATACCAGGCCGCCGGCCACGATGGACGGGCGATCGCCCAGTACGACACCATCCTCAAGCACCGTGCCACGCTGCTCGGCGAAACCCACCCCCATACCATCGCCACCCGAAGCGGCCTCGCGAATGCACACCTCGCGACGGGCGACCCTGATCGCGCCGTTCCGCTGTTCGAAACCGTCGTCGCCCAGTGCGAGCAAGTCTTCGGCGAGTCCCACCCGGACACCCTGGCCAACTACATCGGCCTGGCCGACGCACTACGCCAGACGAACAATCCGGCACGGGCCGTGCCTCTCTCTGAGTCAACGCTGGAGCGGTGCGTCCGTTCGCTCGGCGAGGACCACCCGCACACCATGGTGTGTCGGAGCAACCTGGCCCTCGCACACCTCACAGTTGGCGACGCTCCGCGCGCCGTCCAGCTCCTCGAAGCCGCCGTGTGCAACGCCAGCCTCAGCTTCGGCGACACACACCCGCACACGGTCACCAGCCGGATAAACCTGGCCGCCGCTCACATGGAGTCCGACAATGCGGCACAGGCAGTCGCCGTCCTGGAGGACGTCCGCGCCCAGCTGGAGGCCGAACTCGGCCGCGTCCACCCGCAAACACTTCACTGCACCGCCATGCTGGCCCGCGCCCTCGGCGGGTCCGGCGGCCTCCCCCGAGCGACCGAACTGCTGGAACACAGCATTGCGCTCGCCGAGAAGGAACTCGGCGTCACCCACCCGAACACAGTCAAGCAACGGCAGTATCTGGCTGAGATCTACCGGGCCAACGACCAACCCGACTTGGCTGTGCCGCTGTACGAAACCAACCTCACCCACTGGCAGCAGACCCTCGGCGACCACCCCAACGTCCTGAACGCCCAACTCACCCTGGCGGACACCCACCAGGAAGCCGGCGCACACCAAAAAGCGATCGCCGTCTATCGCGTAGCCCTCGGCCGGATCGAGCCCACCCTGGGCCCGGAGAACCCGCTCGTCGCTCAGATCCGCGCAAAGATCGACGCATCCGAGAACGCCATTTCGAGGCCTGACCGTTAG
- a CDS encoding amino acid adenylation domain-containing protein — translation MPRPAPVPSLQLPLLAGQSGIWHDLRAGAGSQQYTVGLYTDVRGPLHVPDFQEAARLAVAETEALRVRFVEAEAEAEAEAEAEAEAEAEAEAEAEAEAGAGAGADGHGAGWTGGRPGQYADDGIRQEVGPPLDWELPLVRAGDEAAAHDWMRADLARPVELGRDPLFAFALITVAPERHFFYQRAHHVVLDGHSGVLVLRRTAEIYTALRGGRDPSEGALPGLAELHAAQAEYRASERFTADRAHWARRMADRPEPVGLSLGLARPRGRTERTQGADDLVRSAACIPRETLDRLGATARLARTNWSTGLVAAVAAYLHRMTGQDDILLSLPVVGRVTEVARRTPGMTANILPLRIRADRDTTVHTLIRGALDETRQTLRHQQYRYEELLRDLRDGGSESAHRQFGPLVDIMGFDLGISFDGTLGIAHRLTSGPVEDLEIAACPLPGEGGLQIRLAGHPSRYTESELNAHLRRFARFLAAFAADPDALVGDVPLLLPGERERLLEEWNDTAVELRPATVHGLFEAQAATTPTRIALIHGEERLTYAELNARANRLAHRLIDQGAGPRTVVAVSLPPSVELVVALLAVMKSGAAYLPVDPGYPAERIAFMLDDVKSVAVLAEPADVRDTDGWSESNPAAQEGAARHPAYVIHTPGSTGRPKGVVIRHEAVAGYLSYLHDLTGLGGDDTVLNLASVSFDPSVRDIFGPLTAGSRLVVAEQDEAQDPAALFALLRRHRVTVLPALTPTMLNALADAARDAAGEGDVPSPWLRMGLVSGEELTAAHLRRAASIGADWRLVNQYGPTESTMTATVHPVGPEDGAGGTRLPIGRPIANARCYVLDRRLRPVPPGATAELYLAGDDLADGYMNRPGLTAERFLADPYGLRPGARMYRTGDLASWRADGTLELHGRADDQARLRGVRMELGQTQPEILPTLAR, via the coding sequence ATGCCCCGCCCCGCCCCGGTTCCGTCTCTTCAACTCCCGCTCCTGGCGGGCCAGTCCGGCATCTGGCATGACCTCCGGGCCGGCGCCGGCAGCCAGCAGTACACCGTCGGCCTCTACACCGATGTGCGCGGACCGCTGCATGTCCCGGACTTCCAGGAAGCCGCCCGCCTCGCCGTGGCCGAGACCGAGGCGCTGCGGGTGCGATTCGTCGAAGCCGAAGCCGAAGCCGAAGCCGAAGCCGAAGCCGAAGCCGAAGCCGAAGCCGAAGCCGAAGCCGAAGCCGAAGCCGAAGCCGGAGCCGGAGCCGGAGCCGACGGGCATGGGGCGGGCTGGACCGGCGGGCGTCCGGGGCAGTACGCGGACGACGGGATCCGGCAGGAGGTCGGGCCGCCCCTCGACTGGGAGCTGCCGCTCGTCCGGGCCGGCGACGAGGCGGCCGCCCATGACTGGATGCGCGCCGACCTGGCCCGGCCCGTCGAACTCGGCAGGGATCCGCTGTTCGCCTTCGCGCTGATCACCGTCGCCCCAGAACGGCACTTCTTCTACCAGCGCGCCCACCATGTGGTCCTCGACGGGCACAGCGGTGTGCTCGTGCTGCGCCGCACCGCCGAGATCTACACCGCCCTGCGCGGGGGCCGGGATCCTTCGGAGGGCGCCCTGCCGGGCCTCGCCGAGCTCCACGCGGCACAGGCCGAGTACCGGGCGTCGGAACGGTTCACCGCGGACCGCGCCCACTGGGCCCGGCGCATGGCCGACAGGCCGGAGCCCGTCGGCCTGTCCCTCGGCCTGGCCCGGCCGCGAGGGCGTACGGAGCGCACGCAGGGCGCGGACGATCTCGTACGGAGCGCGGCGTGCATTCCGCGGGAGACCCTGGACCGGCTCGGCGCGACCGCCCGGCTGGCCCGCACCAACTGGTCCACCGGTCTCGTCGCCGCCGTCGCCGCCTACCTGCACCGCATGACCGGCCAGGACGACATCCTGCTCAGCCTGCCGGTCGTCGGCCGTGTCACGGAGGTCGCGCGGCGGACGCCCGGCATGACGGCCAACATCCTTCCGCTGCGCATCAGGGCGGACCGCGACACGACCGTCCACACCCTCATCCGCGGTGCGCTCGACGAGACCCGCCAGACCCTGCGCCACCAGCAGTACCGCTACGAGGAACTGCTCCGTGACCTGCGCGACGGCGGATCCGAGAGCGCACATCGGCAGTTCGGCCCGTTGGTCGACATCATGGGCTTCGACCTCGGCATCTCCTTCGACGGCACCCTGGGTATCGCTCACCGGCTCACCTCCGGCCCCGTCGAAGACCTGGAGATCGCGGCCTGTCCCTTGCCCGGTGAGGGGGGTCTCCAGATCCGGCTGGCCGGCCATCCCTCGCGCTACACGGAGTCCGAACTCAACGCCCACCTGCGCAGGTTCGCCCGATTCCTCGCCGCCTTCGCCGCCGATCCCGATGCCCTGGTGGGCGATGTGCCCCTACTGCTTCCGGGCGAGCGGGAGCGGCTGCTCGAGGAGTGGAACGACACCGCCGTCGAGCTGAGGCCGGCGACCGTGCACGGACTGTTCGAGGCGCAGGCCGCCACCACGCCGACCCGGATCGCCCTGATCCACGGCGAGGAGCGGCTCACCTACGCGGAGCTGAACGCGCGGGCCAACCGGCTGGCGCACCGGCTGATCGACCAGGGGGCAGGGCCGCGCACCGTGGTCGCGGTGTCGCTGCCGCCCTCGGTGGAGCTGGTGGTGGCGCTCCTCGCGGTCATGAAGTCGGGGGCGGCGTATCTGCCCGTGGACCCCGGGTATCCGGCCGAGCGGATCGCGTTCATGCTGGACGACGTCAAGTCCGTCGCCGTACTCGCGGAGCCGGCGGACGTGCGGGACACCGACGGGTGGTCCGAGAGCAACCCCGCCGCGCAGGAAGGCGCGGCCAGGCATCCGGCGTACGTCATCCACACCCCCGGTTCGACGGGGCGGCCCAAGGGCGTGGTGATCCGGCACGAGGCCGTGGCGGGCTATCTGTCCTATCTGCACGATCTGACGGGGCTCGGGGGCGACGACACCGTCCTGAACCTGGCGTCGGTGTCCTTCGACCCGTCGGTGCGGGACATCTTCGGGCCGCTGACAGCGGGCTCCCGGCTCGTCGTGGCGGAGCAGGACGAGGCCCAGGACCCGGCCGCGCTGTTCGCCCTGCTCAGGCGGCATCGGGTGACCGTGCTGCCCGCTCTGACGCCGACGATGCTGAACGCGCTCGCGGACGCGGCGCGGGATGCGGCGGGCGAGGGGGACGTACCGTCGCCCTGGCTGCGGATGGGCCTGGTCAGCGGTGAGGAGCTGACCGCCGCACACCTGCGGCGGGCGGCCTCGATCGGCGCGGACTGGCGGCTGGTCAACCAGTACGGGCCGACCGAGTCGACCATGACGGCCACCGTCCACCCGGTCGGTCCCGAGGACGGGGCGGGCGGGACGCGGCTTCCGATCGGGCGGCCGATCGCCAACGCCCGCTGCTATGTGCTCGACCGGCGGCTGCGGCCGGTGCCGCCCGGTGCGACCGCCGAACTGTACCTGGCGGGCGACGACCTGGCCGACGGGTACATGAACCGT